One stretch of Armigeres subalbatus isolate Guangzhou_Male chromosome 2, GZ_Asu_2, whole genome shotgun sequence DNA includes these proteins:
- the LOC134215849 gene encoding LOW QUALITY PROTEIN: RNA exonuclease 5-like (The sequence of the model RefSeq protein was modified relative to this genomic sequence to represent the inferred CDS: substituted 1 base at 1 genomic stop codon), whose protein sequence is MHYLTKHGLVPVSANELCQKSVEGGLVVLSDHIVGTDKIVLLHSFCIRSGSVSKKERRVEQKKRKILALAEVMQLNEQDRAGCAQRELTAVRDVGSFASEAIADGSHDKQESPDQKKAKLADADYRTLKAEVKRDRMRNIPKLRLKDVGEEALMKTKPEERVPLLLDDIQALLMYTLLRTDSPSNPNRWAAMEKSAKLTHTTVLLIEGLTSDDFTEFEADFKECKKIFHNILQVVTPSDRLVEELACVPLSDSHKDILLAEYGSLEAAMLACKDNLLMKKSMCTKIGVESEDGEGEYDXAGLLPGGKFPRTQLLLSPIQMINEDYPLPLTCSLKHRYAGYVTTNDHYAPVSPRSPMFGLDCEMCKTSIGASELTRVSIIDEHGNEFYESLVRPDNKIVDYLTQFSGITPEMMRNVSKTLKDVQKDLRNKLSPVAVLVGQSLNFDLNALKMMHPYVIDTSILFNVTGTPGTKSKLKMLSSEQSL, encoded by the exons ATGCACTATCTAACAAAGCACGGGCTGGTGCCTGTGTCAGCAAATGAGCTGTGTCAGAAAAGCGTTGAAGGAGGACTAGTGGTGTTGTCAGATCAC ATTGTTGGGACTGACAAAATTGTGCTATTGCATTCTTTTTGTATTCGCAGTGGTTCCGTTAGCAAAAAGGAACGGCGTGTGGAACAGAAAAAGCGGAAAATCCTCGCTTTGGCCGAGGTAATGCAGTTGAATGAGCAAGACAGGGCTGGTTGCGCTCAACGTGAATTGACAGCTGTTAGAGATGTAGGCAGTTTCGCTTCAGAAGCGATAGCGGATGGTTCTCACGATAAGCAAGAGTCGCCGGATCAGAAAAAGGCTAAATTGGCAGACGCGGATTACCGGACTTTGAAGGCGGAAGTGAAACGCGACAGGATGCGGAACATTCCAAAACTGCGCCTGAAGGATGTGGGCGAAGAAGCTCTGATGAAAACAAAGCCGGAAGAACGAGTCCCTTTGCTGTTGGATGATATTCAGGCGCTGTTGATGTATACTTTGCTGCGGACTGATTCTCCTTCGAATCCCAACCGGTGGGCAGCGATGGAAAAATCTGCTAAATTGACCCACACAACCGTACTGTTAATTGAGGGTCTCACATCGGATGATTTCACCGAGTTCGAGGCCGATTTCAAAGAGTGTAAAAAGATATTCCACAACATTCTGCAGGTAGTGACACCTAGCGATCGGCTTGTCGAGGAATTAGCGTGCGTCCCGTTAAGTGACTCACACAAAGACATCTTGTTGGCCGAGTACGGATCCCTGGAGGCCGCCATGTTGGCCTGCAAGGACAATCTGCTCATGAAGAAAAGCATGTGCACGAAGATCGGAGTGGAATCGGAGGACGGCGAGGGCGAGTACGATTAGGCGGGACTGCTACCGGGGGGCAAGTTTCCACGCACACAATTGCTGCTGTCGCCGATCCAAATGATCAACGAAGATTATCCACTGCCGCTGACATGTAGTCTTAAACATCGCTACGCGGGATATGTGACGACCAACGATCACTATGCACCTGTGTCGCCCAGATCCCCTATGTTTGGCCTGGACTGCGAAATGTGCAAAACCAGTATCGGCGCCTCGGAGCTGACCCGAGTATCCATCATCGACGAACACGGCAACGAGTTCTACGAATCGTTGGTCCGACCAGATAACAAGATCGTTGACTATTTGACACAGTTTTCCGGTATCACTCCGGAAATGATGAGAAACGTTTCGAAAACGTTGAAGGATGTCCAGAAAGATCTGAGGAATAAGCTTTCTCCGGTTGCGGTCCTTGTGGGTCAGTCTCTTAACTTCGACTTGAACGCACTGAAGATGATGCACCCCTATGTGATAGACACCAGCATATTATTCAATGTGACGGGTACACCGGGCACAAAAAGCAAACTAAAGATGTTGAGCTCGGAACAAAGTTTGTAG